The Marinitoga hydrogenitolerans DSM 16785 nucleotide sequence GGAGATGTTCCAAGTCCTATTAATCCTCCAAGTGGTTGTAGATTCCATCCAAGATGTCCTATAGCAAAAGATATATGTTCAAAAAAGGAACCGCCATTGGTTGAATTAGAAAATGGACATCAAGTTGCTTGTCATTTTGCAGGTCAGTTTAAAGGATAAAAAAATCCCGGAAATTCCGGGATTTTTTAATTTCTAATTTTTTCTTCTTTTAATTTGTTTATTAATTGAGGGATAACCTCATATAAATCACCAACAATACCAAAATCAGCAATTTTAAATATAGGTGCATCTTTATTTTTATTAATTGCAATAATGCATTTAGAATCTTTCATTCCTGCAACATGCTGTATAGCACCAGAAATTCCACATGCAATATATATTTTCGGTTTAACTGTTTTTCCAGTTTGTCCAACCTGAATTTCAGGGTTAGCCCATCCGGATTCAACAGCAGCTCTTGAAGCGCCTACACAACCATTTAGCAATTGAGCTAATTCTTCTAAAAGTTTAAAGCCATCCGGTTTTCCTAATCCTCTTCCGCCAGCTACAATTACGTTACTTTCAGAAATATCTTTTGATAATGAATTTTTATTAATAATATCCAATATTCTAATTAAGGGTTTATCATTTTTAAGTTCAATTTTTTCTACCTCATATTTAATATTTTCTGTTGGAACAGACATCTCAAAAACTCCAGGTCTTACAGTTGCCATTTGTGGAATATGTTCAGGACAATATATAGTTGCCATAATATTTCCACCGAAAGCAGGTCTAGTTTGCATTAGAAGTCCGTTTTCATCTAAATCAAGGTGTGTACAGT carries:
- a CDS encoding electron transfer flavoprotein subunit alpha/FixB family protein; this translates as MKDVWVYIETENNSIKKVSLELLNEGKKLATKLKGNLVAVYLNKTDLSHEIAKYGAKKIIHLFNNNIEHYDTLIYTNALAEIITEKKPHIILFGATHIGRDLAPRLAAKLNTGLTADCTHLDLDENGLLMQTRPAFGGNIMATIYCPEHIPQMATVRPGVFEMSVPTENIKYEVEKIELKNDKPLIRILDIINKNSLSKDISESNVIVAGGRGLGKPDGFKLLEELAQLLNGCVGASRAAVESGWANPEIQVGQTGKTVKPKIYIACGISGAIQHVAGMKDSKCIIAINKNKDAPIFKIADFGIVGDLYEVIPQLINKLKEEKIRN